The following are encoded together in the Salvia hispanica cultivar TCC Black 2014 chromosome 6, UniMelb_Shisp_WGS_1.0, whole genome shotgun sequence genome:
- the LOC125196335 gene encoding FAD-linked sulfhydryl oxidase ERV1-like, with protein MSENPVQLLLKGIDRVSECIQTNLSRFFPRTDDPSSSQPRNKTPLLTLSTPNHTRQPAEILIKGKASGPTTKEELGRATWTFLHTLAAQYPDKPTRQQKKDVKELMEILSRMYPCKECADHFKEVIRTNPVMAGSHDEFSQWLCYAHNVVNRSLGKVVFPCERVDARWGKLECEQRACDLQGIIMDFSNGAK; from the exons ATGTCGGAAAATCCGGTACAACTTCTGTTAAAAGGAATAGACAGAGTTTCGGAGTGCATTCAGACGAATCTCTCTCGCTTCTTCCCGCGCACAGATGATCCTTCATCCTCGCAACCCAGAAACAAGACCCCTCTTTTAACGCTGTCCACGCCAAATCACACTCGCCAACCCGCCGAAATTCTCATCAAG GGAAAAGCATCAGGCCCAACAACTAAAGAAGAACTTGGAAGAGCTACATGGACGTTTCTCCACACTCTAGCAGCTCAG TACCCGGATAAGCCGACCAGGCAACAGAAGAAAGATGTCAAAGAACTG ATGGAGATATTATCTCGCATGTATCCTTGTAAGGAATGTGCAGATCACTTTAAAGAAGTTATAAG AACGAACCCTGTAATGGCTGGATCGCATGATGAGTTCTCCCAATGGTTATGCTATGCGCATAACGTTGTTAATAGAAG CCTAGGCAAGGTTGTGTTTCCATGTGAACGAGTTGATGCTCGGTGGGGGAAGCTAGAATGCGAGCAGCGCGCATGTGACCTGCAAGGGATCATCATGGATTTCAGCAATGGAGCAAAATGA
- the LOC125193083 gene encoding 40S ribosomal protein S29-like — MGHSNIWNSHPKTYGPGSRTCRVCGNPHGIIRKYGLMCCRQCFRSNAKEIGFIKYR, encoded by the exons atggGGCACTCTAACATCTGGAATTCTCACCCAAAAACCTATGGCCCTGGATCCCGCACATG CCGTGTTTGCGGGAACCCTCATGGAATTATTAGGAAGTATGGTTTGATGTGCTGCAGGCAATGCTTCCGCAGCAATGCTAAGGAAATTGGCTTTATTAAG TATCGCTAG
- the LOC125196963 gene encoding 65-kDa microtubule-associated protein 5 encodes MSTATISSPLSMSKSATTTCDSLLRELQKIWDEIGESETERDKMLLQLEQECLEIYRRKVERSKKYKAELQRSLADFEAEIARLTSALGERVSVPRYEKMNGNIKHQISVISPTLESLRVKRQERVKEISEVEFQIAVISAEIAGTDKVLDPSGIQVDEVDLTTKKLGELKSHLQELQFEKNLRLQKVSGHISAIHGLSVVMSLDFKTIMAKIHPSFVDTVAGQSKSISNEVLARLTGEMNSLKQEKQQRLLQAQNYGRTLMELWSLMDTPVEEQNKFNHVTHLITLTADEVVSPGSLSVDVIEQAEVEIERLNVLKVSKMKELVFKRQSELEEIYKAVHMDLDVDNAQRLLITLIESGTADLSELLSSMDDQIAIAKEEAQSRKDILDKVEKWKHASEEESWLDEYERDENRYSAGRGVHKNLKRAEKARILVGKIPILVESLTSKVKAWELERGMPFLYNKAPLLRTLEEFVISRQAREEDKRRSREHKKLQDQIATEQEALFGSKPKKPLGQSTNTNTMASTPNSRRVGTPARFGVSGGNGRRDSVKVGGVIPINYVALAKEER; translated from the exons ATGTCTACAGCTACCATCTCTTCGCCGCTGTCTATGTCGAAATCCGCTACCACAACTTGTGACTCTCTCCTTCGCGAACTGCAG aaaatatggGATGAAATTGGAGAAAGTGAAACTGAGAGGGATAAGATGCTTCTTCAGTTGGAGCAAGAATGCCTTGAGATATATCGTAGGAAGGTAGAGAGAAGCAAGAAGTACAAAGCTGAGTTACAGCGGTCATTGGCCGATTTTGAAGCTGAAATCGCTCGACTTACTTCTGCCCTTGGAGAACGGGTTTCTGTGCCTCGG TATGAGAAGATGAATGGCAATATTAAGCATCAAATATCCGTTATAAGCCCTACGCTGGAGAGTTTGAGGGTAAAGAGACAAGAGCGAGTAAAAGAGATTTCAGAAGTAGAATTCCAAATTGCAGTAATCAGTGCAGAAATAGCAGGCACAGATAAGGTTTTAGACCCTAGTGGAATTCAAGTTGATGAAGTGGACCTCACCACCAAGAAGTTGGGAGAACTTAAGTCTCACCTCCAGGAGCTTCAATTTGAAAAG AATCTGCGCTTGCAGAAAGTTAGTGGCCACATCAGTGCGATCCATGGACTCTCAGTTGTCATGTCTCTAGATTTTAAGACGATAATGGCTAAAATCCATCCAAGTTTTGTTGATACTGTTGCTGGTCAATCAAAGAGCATAAGCAATGAGGTGTTGGCTAGATTAACTGGTGAAATGAATTCTCTGAAGCAAGAAAAACAACAGCGGCTACTGCAG GCACAAAATTATGGCAGAACCCTTATGGAACTCTGGAGTCTCATGGATACACCTGTTGAGGAGCAgaacaaatttaatcatgttACACATTTGATAACTTTAACTGCGGATGAGGTTGTGAGTCCTGGGTCTCTATCTGTTGATGTCATTGAGCAG GCTGAAGTTGAGATTGAAAGATTGAATGTTTTGAAAGTCAGTAAGATGAAAGAGCTTGTGTTTAAGAGGCAATCAGAGCTTGAAGAGATATATAAAGCGGTTCATATGGACCTTGATGTTGACAACGCACAGCGGCTTCTGATCACTCTTATAGAATCTG GTACTGCTGATCTTTCTGAGCTGTTATCAAGTATGGATGATCAGATTGCAATAGCCAAAGAAGAAGCTCAAAGCAGAAAGGACATATTGGACAAGGTGGAGAAATGGAAACATGCATCGGAAGAGGAAAGCTGGCTTGATGAGTATGAAAGA GATGAAAATCGGTACAGTGCTGGCAGAGGAGTGCACAAAAATTTGAAACGTGCTGAGAAAGCTAGAATCTTAGTCGGCAAAATACCAA TTCTTGTGGAAAGTTTAACCTCAAAAGTGAAGGCCTGGGAACTAGAGAGAGGAATGCCCTTCTTGTACAATAAG GCTCCTTTATTACGGACATTGGAGGAATTCGTCATCTCCCGACAAGCAAGAGAAGAAGATAAACGCAGATCTCGG GAACACAAGAAGCTACAAGATCAAATAGCTACAGAACAAGAAGCCCTATTTGGTTCAAAGCCCAAAAAGCCTTTGGGTCAGAGCACAAACACTAATACAATGGCTTCCACGCCAAATAGTCGACGGGTAGGTACTCCTGCTCGTTTTGGAGTCTCTGGCGGGAATGGCAGGAGAGACAGTGTTAAGGTGGGCGGCGTGATTCCCATAAACTACGTAGCCCTCGCGAAAGAGGAACGATAG
- the LOC125194375 gene encoding cytochrome P450 98A2-like, producing the protein MAALLLLLLSLPLAVALYHVYYRLRFRLPPGPFPWPVIGNLYDIKPVRFRCFAEWAQSYGPILSVWFGSTLNVIVSSSELAKEVLKEKDGQLADRHRSRSARKLSRDGQDLIWADYGPHYVKVRKVCTVVLFSPKRLELLRPIREDEITAMIESIYHDSTASPGKSVVIKKYLASMAFHNITRLVFGKRFVNAEGAVDKQGQEFKAIAINGLKLGASLAMAEHIPWLRWAFPLDEDAFTQHGARMERLTREIMQEHTLLRKKTGATKNHFFDALLTLKDEYDLSEDTIIALLWDMIAAGMDTPAISVEWAMAELVRNPRVQQKVQEELDRVIGPDRIMTEHDIPNLPYLQCVVKESLRLHPPTPLMLPHRANTNVKIGGYDIPKGSNVNVNVWAVARDPALWKNPLEFRPERFVEEDIDIKGHDFRVLPFGAGRRVCPGAQLGIDLTTSMIGHLLHQFSWAPPTGMRPEEINLEENPGTVTYMKNPVEALPTPRLAPHLYKRVAVDTI; encoded by the exons atGGCAGctctccttctcctcctcctctccctCCCCCTCGCCGTCGCTCTCTACCACGTCTACTACCGCCTCCGCTTCCGCCTCCCGCCCGGCCCCTTCCCGTGGCCGGTCATCGGCAATCTCTACGACATCAAGCCCGTCCGCTTCCGCTGCTTCGCCGAGTGGGCCCAATCCTACGGCCCGATCCTCTCGGTCTGGTTCGGATCCACGCTCAACGTCATCGTTTCGAGCTCCGAGCTGGCCAAGGAGGTGCTCAAGGAGAAGGACGGCCAGCTCGCCGACCGCCACCGCAGCCGCTCCGCTAGGAAGCTCAGCAGAGACGGCCAGGATTTGATCTGGGCGGACTATGGCCCCCACTATGTTAAGGTCAGGAAGGTCTGCACCGTCGTCCTCTTCTCCCCCAAGCGCCTCGAGCTCCTCCGCCCTATTAGAGAAGATGAGATCACCGCCATGATCGAATCCATCTACCATGACTCCACCGCTTCCCCTG GCAAGAGTGTGGTGATTAAGAAATACCTGGCATCAATGGCGTTCCACAACATCACAAGGCTGGTGTTTGGGAAACGTTTCGTGAATGCTGAAGGAGCAGTGGACAAGCAAGGCCAGGAGTTCAAGGCGATTGCCATCAATGGGCTGAAGCTCGGCGCGTCTCTTGCGATGGCAGAGCACATCCCGTGGCTGCGGTGGGCGTTCCCCCTCGACGAGGACGCCTTCACCCAGCACGGAGCTCGGATGGAGCGCCTCACCCGGGAGATCATGCAAGAGCACACCCTTCTCCGCAAGAAGACCGGGGCCACCAAGAACCACTTCTTCGACGCCCTCCTCACCCTCAAGGACGAGTACGACCTCAGCGAGGACACCATCATCGCCCTCCTATGG GACATGATCGCGGCAGGAATGGACACCCCAGCCATATCCGTGGAGTGGGCGATGGCGGAGCTGGTCAGGAATCCAAGGGTGCAGCAGAAGGTGCAGGAGGAGCTGGACCGCGTCATTGGACCCGACCGCATCATGACAGAGCACGACATCCCGAACCTTCCCTACCTGCAGTGTGTGGTGAAGGAGTCACTGAGGTTGCACCCTCCCACGCCTCTCATGCTCCCTCACCGTGCCAACACCAATGTCAAGATTGGCGGCTACGACATCCCCAAGGGATCCAACGTCAATGTCAATGTGTGGGCAGTGGCGCGTGACCCGGCCCTGTGGAAGAATCCGTTGGAGTTCAGGCCGGAGAGGTTTGTGGAGGAGGATATCGATATAAAGGGGCATGATTTCCGGGTGCTGCCGTTTGGTGCAGGGAGGAGAGTGTGCCCAGGGGCGCAGCTAGGGATTGACCTCACCACGTCGATGATAGGGCATCTGTTGCACCAATTCAGCTGGGCTCCTCCCACCGGAATGAGGCCGGAGGAGATCAACCTGGAGGAGAATCCCGGTACAGTCACCTACATGAAGAATCCGGTGGAAGCGCTTCCGACGCCGAGATTAGCTCCTCACTTGTACAAGCGCGTTGCTGTCGACACCATTTGA
- the LOC125192019 gene encoding WAT1-related protein At5g07050-like → MLRHPSLKQESNYSLNSLLCSICKKMKSDGSSFNICKPYIAMISLQFGYAGMNIITKISLNGGMSHYVLVVYRHAIATAVIAPFAFFFERKAQPKITFQVFMQIFILGLLGPVIDQNFYYAGLKLTSPTFSCAMSNMLPAMTFVMAIIFRMEKVNIKKVIYQAKVVGTLITVGGAMLMTLYKGPLVEMAWTAHRRAIGGGGGSEGKETSDRDWFIGCILLIIATLAWASLFILQKAALKTYSNHQLSLTSMVCFMGTLQAVAVTFVMEHDPSVWRIGWDMNLLAAAYAGIVTSSISYYVQGLVMKSKGPVFATAFSPLMMIIVAVMGSFILAEKIYLGGVIGSAIIVVGLYSVLWGKYKEDQEQKNTLIIQEIPEIVKDNNYNNRIVGEEKAAVAIDLPIFTSPVKPTQQV, encoded by the exons ATGCTTAGGCATCCATCTCTTAAGCAAGAAAGCAACTACTCACTCAATTCTCTCTTGTGTAGCATTTGTAAGAAAATGAAGAGTGATGGGAGCTCCTTCAACATCTGCAAACCCTATATTGCAATGATATCTCTGCAATTTGGATACGCAGGCATGAACATCATCACCAAGATATCTCTCAATGGTGGGATGAGTCACTACGTTCTCGTCGTTTATCGACACGCCATCGCCACTGCTGTCATTGCTCCCTTTGCTTTCTTCTTCGAGAG GAAAGCACAGCCAAAGATAACGTTCCAGGTGTTCATGCAGATTTTTATTCTAGGCCTTCTCgg gCCTGTGATTGATCAGAACTTCTATTATGCTGGTTTAAAATTGACTTCACCAACATTTTCATGTGCCATGAGCAACATGCTACCCGCCATGACATTTGTCATGGCCATAATATTCAG gatgGAGAAAGTGAATATAAAGAAGGTGATATACCAAGCGAAAGTGGTGGGAACATTGATAACAGTTGGAGGGGCGATGCTAATGACATTATACAAAGGCCCATTAGTTGAAATGGCGTGGACGGCCCACCGTCGCGCCATcggtggaggaggaggcaGCGAAGGCAAGGAGACCAGCGACCGGGACTGGTTCATCGGGTGCATCCTCCTAATAATCGCGACGCTAGCATGGGCATCCCTCTTCATCCTTCAGAAAGCTGCCCTCAAAACCTACTCGAACCACCAACTTTCTCTCACATCAATGGTCTGCTTCATGGGCACCCTTCAAGCCGTCGCGGTCACCTTCGTCATGGAACACGACCCTTCCGTCTGGAGAATCGGCTGGGACATGAACCTCCTCGCCGCTGCATATGCG GGAATTGTGACATCGAGCATATCATACTACGTGCAAGGGCTAGTGATGAAGTCCAAAGGCCCGGTCTTCGCCACGGCTTTTAGCCCGCTCATGATGATCATAGTCGCGGTCATGGGATCCTTTATCCTCGCGGAGAAGATCTATCTTGGAGG GGTGATTGGATCAGCAATCATAGTGGTAGGGCTCTACTCAGTGCTGTGGGGGAAGTACAAGGAAGATCAAGAACAGAAAAACACACTCATAATTCAAGAAATTCCAGAAATTGTCAAAGATaacaattataataatagGATTGTGGGAGAGGAGAAGGCAGCAGTTGCAATTGATTTGCCCATATTTACTTCACCAGTCAAACCAACTCAGCAAGTTTGA